Proteins encoded together in one Ipomoea triloba cultivar NCNSP0323 chromosome 4, ASM357664v1 window:
- the LOC116015610 gene encoding receptor-like cytosolic serine/threonine-protein kinase RBK2 — protein sequence MGKSTVPSASQSQDDVEENEEMGIAEIAPKVLFCSSISLTAEEMECLSNGGSGLNEDPTKVGGKVLMREAFDVKKGSEATTSKGDPFQISPTPADEKNHSQWHGFIRKLKKGQGMSLHTFHPSIPSLPSMKKAPKKRIRKSLPTLPPQIDGDLVSNCFETNWISFSLPELQKMTGNFSSENLIGEGGYSEVYKGNLEDGRLVAVKRLIRGSPEEITADYLSELGILVHVNHPNIAGVIGYGVEGGMHLVLPLSPNGSLATLLNDQSEKLLWQSRYNIALGTASGLSYLHEACQRRIIHRDIKAANILLSQEFEPQISDFGLAKWLPEQWSHLTVSQFEGTFGYLPPELFMHGIVDEKTDVYAYGVLLLEIITGRPALDQSHNSVVMWAKPFLLQKNFAELADPALHGVYDLEQMTCMALAASLCIQQCAADRPPMNMVVKMLTGEEDVLQITANFHKRYALANGDSMDAFNEQLLDTPSSSSDGS from the exons ATGGGAAAGAGCACCGTTCCTTCTGCTTCTCaaag TCAGGATGATgttgaagaaaatgaagaaatgggGATTGCTGAAATTGCACctaaagtattattttgttCTTCCATCTCTCTCACTGCTGAAG AAATGGAATGCTTAAGCAATGGGGGAAGTGGTCTTAATGAAGATCCAACTAAAGTTGGCGGAAAAGTTTTGATGAGAGAGGCTTTTGACGTAAAGAAAGGTTCTGAAGCAACAACCTCAAAGGGTGATCCTTTTCAAATCTCACCTACTCCAGCGGATGAAAAAAATCATTCCCAGTGGCATGGATTTATTAGGAAACTGAAGAAAGGGCAGGGAATGAGCCTGCATACATTCCACCCTAGCATACCTTCTCTACCCTCCATGAAGAAGGCTCCAAAGAAAAGGATTAGGAAGAGTTTGCCCACCCTGCCTCCTCAAATAGATGGAGATCTAGTATCAAATTGCTTCGAGACTAATTGGATAAGTTTCAGCCTTCCTGAGCTACAGAAAATGACTGGCAACTTTAGCTCCG AGAATTTGATTGGGGAGGGAGGTTATTCTGAAGTCTACAAGGGAAATTTGGAAGATGGGCGGCTAGTGGCAGTTAAGAGACTGATAAGGGGAAGTCCAGAGGAGATAACAGCAGACTACTTATCTGAGCTTGGAATTTTGGTACACGTCAACCATCCCAACATTGCTGGTGTTATCGGCTATGGAGTTGAAGGGGGAATGCACCTTGTCCTACCGTTGTCTCCTAATGGGAGCTTAGCAACTTTGCTTAATG ACCAGAGTGAAAAACTACTTTGGCAGTCAAGGTACAATATTGCTTTAGGTACTGCATCAGGCCTGTCATATCTTCATGAGGCGTGTCAGAGAAGAATTATCCACAGGGATATCAAGGCTGCTAATATTTTGTTGTCACAAGAATTTGAGCCTCAG ATATCTGACTTTGGGCTAGCAAAATGGCTCCCAGAGCAATGGAGTCACCTCACTGTATCTCAGTTTGAAGGCACATTTGG ATATCTCCCTCCCGAGCTCTTCATGCATGGAATAGTTGATGAAAAAACTGATGTCTATGCTTATGGGGTGCTGTTGTTAGAGATAATTACAGGCCGCCCAGCTTTGGACCAATCACATAATAGTGTAGTGATGTGG GCTAAACCTTTTCTGCTCCAGAAAAATTTTGCTGAGCTGGCTGATCCAGCTCTTCATGGAGTGTATGACTTAGAACAGATGACTTGCATGGCTTTGGCTGCTTCTTTGTGTATACAACAGTGTGCTGCAGACCGACCTCCGATGAACATG GTTGTGAAAATGCTAACAGGCGAAGAGGACGTGTTGCAGATCACTGCAAATTTTCATAAGCGGTATGCTCTCGCGAATGGAGATTCAATGGATGCATTCAACGAACAACTACTTGACACGCCATCAAGTTCATCCGATGGATCTTAG